In Bradyrhizobium sp. WD16, the genomic stretch TGCACCGGTACGGCGTGAGTTGCCTCCCGCCTCCCCTCAGCGCAGAACGACGTGGATGGCCGGGCCAAGCCCGGCCATGACGAAAATGAGTTGCTGTCAGGGCGCCTCTGTTGCCACCCGAATGTGTCAAGCGGAAGTCGCAGACGAGCTAACCTTGACCGCTAATCATACTTCTGCAATGCCGCTCGCATCAAACGGGCAAACCCGTACGCCGTGCCCAATTGCGACGACACGGAGTGTTTGATCTCCGCTGGCCGCGAGGATGACGGTTGAACGGCGTGACGACGCCCCGCCGAATTCAGCGGAAACGGCGTGTCGGCCGTTCCGGACCACAACGCCACAGCATCGAAAGTCCGCCATGCTCTCCACCTATGCCCGCAACGCCATCGTGCTCGGCCTGTTGTCCGCGGTCGGCCCCTTCGCCATCGACATGTATCTGCCGGCGCTGCCGACCATCGCCGCCGATCTCAACGCACCGACCTCGGCGACGCAGATGACGCTGATGGTGTTCTTCGTCGCCTTCGGCGTCTGCCAGATCGTCTACGGCCCCCTGTCCGACATGGTCGGCCGCAAGCCGCCGCTCTATGTCGGACTGGCGCTGTTCATCGCCGGTTCGCTCGGCTGCGCGCTGGCGCCGAATATCGGCTGGCTGATCGCCTTCCGCGCGCTGCAGGGCGTCGGCGCATCGTCGGTGATGGTGATTCCGCGCGCCATCATCCGCGACCTTCATACCGGCATCGAAGCAACCTCGCTGATGGCCCTCGTCATGCTGGTGCTCAGCGTCTCGCCGATCCTCGCCCCGCTCGGCGGCAGCGCCCTGATCGTCCCGTTCGGCTGGCGCGCGGTGTTCGTCGCCGTCACCGTCGTCGCGGTGCTGGCCTTCGCCCTCACCGCGGCTTTCCTGCCGGAGACGCGGCCCGCCGCGGAACGCACCAGGGTGCGCATCCGTGACGTCGTGTCCGGCTTCGGCATGCTGCTCCGCCACGGCCAGTTCCTCGGGCTGACCTTCATCGGCGGCCTCGCCATGGCGAGCTTCTTCACCTTCCTGGCGTCATCCTCCTTCGTCTATATCGGGCATTATGGCCTGACCCCGACCGCGTTCAGCTTCGCCTTCTCGCTCAACGCCGTCGGCTTCATCGGCGCGTCGCAATTCACCGCCCGTCTCGGCGGCCGGTTCGGCATGGGACCGCTGGTGATCGCGGCAACCTCGGTCTATGCGCTGCTGACGACGCTGTTGTTCGCGCTCAATCTTGCCGGCGTCGACAGCCTCGCGATGATGATGACGCTGCTGTTCTTCGGCTTCGCCGCCATGGGGCTCGTCATCCCCTCGACCATGGTGCTGGCGCTGGAGGAGCACGGCCCAATCGCCGGCATCGCCTCGGCGCTCGGCGGCACGCTGCAGATGGTCGCCGGCGGCATCATGATCGCGATCGTCAGCGCGGTGTTCGACGGCACGCCGCGGCCCATGGTCGGGGCGATCTCGCTGTGCGCGCTCGGGGCGCTGGCGCTCAGTCTGCTTACCCTGGGCCGCCGCCGCTACGCCATCTCGCAGGTGTGAGCGTTATTGCGAGCCTTATAATGCCCGAAA encodes the following:
- a CDS encoding multidrug effflux MFS transporter → MLSTYARNAIVLGLLSAVGPFAIDMYLPALPTIAADLNAPTSATQMTLMVFFVAFGVCQIVYGPLSDMVGRKPPLYVGLALFIAGSLGCALAPNIGWLIAFRALQGVGASSVMVIPRAIIRDLHTGIEATSLMALVMLVLSVSPILAPLGGSALIVPFGWRAVFVAVTVVAVLAFALTAAFLPETRPAAERTRVRIRDVVSGFGMLLRHGQFLGLTFIGGLAMASFFTFLASSSFVYIGHYGLTPTAFSFAFSLNAVGFIGASQFTARLGGRFGMGPLVIAATSVYALLTTLLFALNLAGVDSLAMMMTLLFFGFAAMGLVIPSTMVLALEEHGPIAGIASALGGTLQMVAGGIMIAIVSAVFDGTPRPMVGAISLCALGALALSLLTLGRRRYAISQV